GACCATTCTCTGACTCGGTAGTAGTGCTACGTTGATCTGGGAGGAAATACCTTGTGTGGGAGAGAAGTCTGCGTGTCGCATGGCATTCTCTTAACGAACAGCCAGTGCGCCCGCGGTAGTGATTCCCCACCGTGTCGAGTGCGTTCCAATTGATTCATACGGGCCTCGTGGGAAGCGGTACTCTATCGCTCTCCTACCCAGTCGCCGTCTCGTCGAGTGTCTCGAATGTCCCCTGTATTGGTATCTGAACCCGGGACACACGACGTAGCGTAGTACTGCAATCACAACCTTGTCGCAGAATAGCAGACCCCTCAGCCACCTCCACGACAGTACACAGTCGTCCGAATAGATATATTCACAGAAAGGGATACACAGAGACACAAATGCCGAGTAAAACAATTAATCTCAAAGAGGAAACGTACGAGCGGTTGCGTCGTAAGAAAGGCGAAGGTGAGAGCTTTAGCGACGTTATTGATCGTATCCTTACCGAAGAGGAACATCCACTGTATGGATTGGTCGGGTTGGCAGAAGATGACGAAGTAGCGCAGAATCAAGAGAAATCCCGCTCATTCCGTGATGATGTCGATAGACGCATCAACGATGAGAGCCAGATTGAACAGTGATTCTCGATGTATGCTTTTTGACTGATTTACTCGCTGAGGACGCCGGAGCAGTTGCAAAACTCGATGAGATCTCCGATGAACTACTTGTTGTCCAACCCTAGTCTATACCGACGTCGGAATCGGTATCGACCCAACGACAACGACTGGCCAACAGTTCGATGAGATTCTCGACGACAGTCCGTTAGTGCCATACGATAGCGAAGCTGCGCGTCGTGCCGTGGACGTTCAACGTGATCTTGCTCGCTCCGGGGAACAGATTGGTGCTGTCGAGGCAATGATCGCGGGGATTGCTGTTGGCCGTGATGAACCGGACGACCTCGTATCGAGGACAGCTCAGTGACTCCGATCAAGATGCTGTTGTACTTCCTTGAAAATACCCATGTGGCCTACCGTTTTGCTGATTGTCTCGATACAGGGAGTGGATTCGCAGCAAGAGCGTACTCGTAGTACCGTCCTCCAACGTCGTCTGTATCCTACTCAACCCAACTGGTGATTCCCAGCATGGCGAGCTCGTGTAGGTAACCTTGCATCCACCGAGGGAAGAGTGCACCTGTCACCGCCCGGTGGTGAATGACGTCGTACCGCGCTCGAATCGCTCGTGTCCGGACTGTCGTATCGCTTCCCTCGTGAGCTCTCATATGGACTACGCGGCTGCTGCCGTGGGTGGTGCTTTGGGGTTGATCTGCCGTTGGTACAGGTGTGCTGGTCCTGCCTGACTGGCGGAAAGCTTGTCCCGGACACACCTGATACCGAGTGTACTGGCTGGTTGTCATTGTCTGTCCGATAGATTCTCGTCTCAGACACACCCCACACCGAGTGAAAGATCGGATCTCCACAGCGTCTCTGATGAGCGGCAAGTAAGCGGGTTTCGGGACGAAAAGCGGACTGAGACAAAAGCCGCGAAGTTGCGGGTTGCATCGAATATGCAACCCGACTGCGTTTTATAATAGTCCACAAATGGATCTCGCAGGCACGCACCAAGTACCGAGTGTACTGACCGCTGATCGTCGTTGACAGAGAGATACTCGTCATGAGCGGATCATGAACCGAACGTAAGCTGTGTATTCTCGGCCAGTCGTTCGGCGTTTACTGTAAGTGAACCGCCTCGGGGTCAAGCCCCGAGGCTTCCCGTGGTTTAGTCGGACACTCCCATCCGACCATCGGCCTGATAGCCTCGGGCGGTCGGTTGGGTCACGGTCGGGGCGTCCACGGCCCCCGATGCCCGCCGTCGCACCTTCCGAACAACGGGAAGGCTGTTGAGAGCAGGCACATTCCAATCGAGTTTCTTCACGCCTTTCACGGCGATGTTGACGCTTGCACCACGGTCGCTGTGGTCTTGATGCCCACAGTCCCGACAATTGAACCGTTTCTTGTTACGGTTCG
The genomic region above belongs to Haloarcula hispanica ATCC 33960 and contains:
- a CDS encoding antitoxin VapB family protein, whose product is MPSKTINLKEETYERLRRKKGEGESFSDVIDRILTEEEHPLYGLVGLAEDDEVAQNQEKSRSFRDDVDRRINDESQIEQ